In Osmerus mordax isolate fOsmMor3 chromosome 24, fOsmMor3.pri, whole genome shotgun sequence, the following are encoded in one genomic region:
- the zgc:154046 gene encoding carnitine O-acetyltransferase-like isoform X2 — protein sequence MQSTYLDCRMPVPVYTSPGVILPRMHFQDRQGQMRFAAKLIAGVLDFKQLIDSDTLPIEYLGGKPLCMDQYYQVLSSCRIPGPKRDTVVNHTLGTTPPTHITVVHNFQFFILDVYNSDGTPLTVDQIYMQLEKIWNSSLQTNKEPIGILTSQHRNTWGKAYNNLIKDKTNKESVRAIQKSIFTVCLDAPMPRVSDEMYQSRVAAQMLHGGGSRWNSGNRWFDKTLQFIIGEDGSCGLTYEHAPAEGPPIVFLIDHVVGYMRRSEMVRSPMVPLHMPQKLRFNITPEVKKDIENAKQNMNMMVHDLDVRVLLFSHFGINVPKQHKLSPDAFVQMALQLAYYRMYQLCCSTYETSSLRMFKLGRTETIRSTTTESSKFVQAMDDAGTSNTEKVALLTKAIQLHRDNTRKAIYGQAIDRHLLGLKMQGITELTSMPDIFMDTSYAVAMHYHLFTSQVGAKTDCVMCFGPTVPDGYGVCYNPMEEHINIAITAFNSCEETNAAKFSRAVETALLDMQALLEQTALAGR from the exons ATGCAGTCGACCTACCTGGACTGCCGTATGCCTGTACCCGTCTACACCAGTCCAGGGGTCATCCTCCCCCGCATGCACTTCCAGGACCGTCAAGGACAGATGAG GTTTGCTGCTAAATTGATTGctggtgttttggatttcaagcaGCTGATTGACAG CGACACCTTGCCCATAGAGTACCTGGGTGGGAAGCCCCTGTGTATGGACCAGTACTACCAGGTCCTGTCTTCCTGTCGCATACCCGGACCAAAGAGAGACACGGTGGTCAACCACACCCTCGGGACCACTCCCCCGACACACATCACCGTGGTGCACAACTTCCAG ttCTTCATCCTGGACGTGTATAACAGTGATGGCACCCCGCTGACCGTGGACCAGATCTACATGCagctggagaagatctggaacTCCTCCCTGCAGACCAACAAGGAGCCCATCGGCATCCTGACCTCCCAGCACCGCAACACCTGGGGCAAGGCCTACAACAACCTCATCAAGG acaagacgaACAAGGAGTCTGTGCGAGCCATCCAGAAGAGCATCTTCACCGTGTGTCTGGACGCTCCCATGCCCCGCGTGTCCGACGAGATGTACCAGAGCCGCGTGGCGGCCCAGATGCTGCACGGCGGGGGCAGTCGCTGGAACAGCGGGAACCGCTGGTTTGACAAGACTCTGCAG tTTATCATTGGTGAAGATGGGTCATGTGGTCTGACGTATGAACACGCCCCCGCTGAGGGTCCGCCAATCGTATTCCTGATCGACCACGTGGTGGGATACAT gaggagGTCAGAGATGGTCCGCTCCCCCATGGTTCCTCTTCACATGCCTCAGAAGCTCCGCTTCAACATCACTCCAGAGGTCAAGAAGGATATCGAGAACGCCAAGCAGAACATGAACAT GATGGTGCACGACCTTGATGTCAGAGTGCTGTTGTTTTCCCACTTCGGGATAAACGTTCCCAAGCAGCACAAGCTCAGCCCTGACGCGTTTGTGCAGATGGCCCTCCAGCTCGCCTACTACAG aaTGTATCAGCTCTGCTGCTCCACCTACGAGACGTCATCCCTGCGCATGTTCAAACTGGGGAGGACCGAAACCATACGGTCCACCACTACAGAGTCTTCCAAGTTTGTCCAGGCCATGGATGACGCGGGAACCTCG AACACGGAGAAGGTTGCTCTGTTAACAAAGGCAATTCAACTCCACCGAGATAACACCAGAAAG GCGATTTATGGCCAGGCCATAGACAGACACCTACTGGGGCTCAAGATGCAGGGAATTACAGAACTGACCTCCATGCCAGACATCTTCATGGACACCTCCTATGCTGTTGCCATGCACTACCATCTCTTCACCAGCCAG GTCGGCGCCAAGACGGATTGCGTCATGTGCTTCGGCCCCACGGTTCCCGACGGATACGGCGTGTGTTACAACCCCATGGAGGAGCACATCAACATCGCCATCACGGCCTTCAACAGCTGCGAGGAGACCAACGCCGCCAAGTTCTCCAGAGCCGTGGAGACGGCCCTGCTGGACATGCAGGCCCTGCTGGAGCAGACAGCCCTGGCCGGCCGGTGA
- the zgc:154046 gene encoding carnitine O-acetyltransferase-like isoform X1: MLCLLVRNVLRPGVVNPTHLAKSASVTKVTKRSMVHQEGLPKLPVPPLKQTCEGYLAMLQPIVSEEELEHTRQLVTEFVSPGGVGDRLQRSLERRARKVDNWLSEWWMQSTYLDCRMPVPVYTSPGVILPRMHFQDRQGQMRFAAKLIAGVLDFKQLIDSDTLPIEYLGGKPLCMDQYYQVLSSCRIPGPKRDTVVNHTLGTTPPTHITVVHNFQFFILDVYNSDGTPLTVDQIYMQLEKIWNSSLQTNKEPIGILTSQHRNTWGKAYNNLIKDKTNKESVRAIQKSIFTVCLDAPMPRVSDEMYQSRVAAQMLHGGGSRWNSGNRWFDKTLQFIIGEDGSCGLTYEHAPAEGPPIVFLIDHVVGYMRRSEMVRSPMVPLHMPQKLRFNITPEVKKDIENAKQNMNMMVHDLDVRVLLFSHFGINVPKQHKLSPDAFVQMALQLAYYRMYQLCCSTYETSSLRMFKLGRTETIRSTTTESSKFVQAMDDAGTSNTEKVALLTKAIQLHRDNTRKAIYGQAIDRHLLGLKMQGITELTSMPDIFMDTSYAVAMHYHLFTSQVGAKTDCVMCFGPTVPDGYGVCYNPMEEHINIAITAFNSCEETNAAKFSRAVETALLDMQALLEQTALAGR, from the exons ATGCTGTGTCTTCTCGTGAGAAACGTG CTGAGGCCGGGCGTCGTGAACCCGACTCATCTGGCGAAGAGCGCGTCGGTGACGAAGGTCACCAAGAGATCGATGGTGCACCAGGAGGGGCTCCCCAAGCTCCCCGTTCCCCCGCTGAAGCAGACCTGCGAGGGCTACCTAGCCATGCTGCAGCCCATCGTCAGCGAGGAGGAGCTGGAACACACCCGGCAGCTCGTCACAGAGTTTGTCAGCCCCGGAGGCGTGGGGGACAGGCTGCAGAGGAGCCTGGAGCGCAGGGCTCGAAAGGTGGATAACTGG ctCTCTGAATGGTGGATGCAGTCGACCTACCTGGACTGCCGTATGCCTGTACCCGTCTACACCAGTCCAGGGGTCATCCTCCCCCGCATGCACTTCCAGGACCGTCAAGGACAGATGAG GTTTGCTGCTAAATTGATTGctggtgttttggatttcaagcaGCTGATTGACAG CGACACCTTGCCCATAGAGTACCTGGGTGGGAAGCCCCTGTGTATGGACCAGTACTACCAGGTCCTGTCTTCCTGTCGCATACCCGGACCAAAGAGAGACACGGTGGTCAACCACACCCTCGGGACCACTCCCCCGACACACATCACCGTGGTGCACAACTTCCAG ttCTTCATCCTGGACGTGTATAACAGTGATGGCACCCCGCTGACCGTGGACCAGATCTACATGCagctggagaagatctggaacTCCTCCCTGCAGACCAACAAGGAGCCCATCGGCATCCTGACCTCCCAGCACCGCAACACCTGGGGCAAGGCCTACAACAACCTCATCAAGG acaagacgaACAAGGAGTCTGTGCGAGCCATCCAGAAGAGCATCTTCACCGTGTGTCTGGACGCTCCCATGCCCCGCGTGTCCGACGAGATGTACCAGAGCCGCGTGGCGGCCCAGATGCTGCACGGCGGGGGCAGTCGCTGGAACAGCGGGAACCGCTGGTTTGACAAGACTCTGCAG tTTATCATTGGTGAAGATGGGTCATGTGGTCTGACGTATGAACACGCCCCCGCTGAGGGTCCGCCAATCGTATTCCTGATCGACCACGTGGTGGGATACAT gaggagGTCAGAGATGGTCCGCTCCCCCATGGTTCCTCTTCACATGCCTCAGAAGCTCCGCTTCAACATCACTCCAGAGGTCAAGAAGGATATCGAGAACGCCAAGCAGAACATGAACAT GATGGTGCACGACCTTGATGTCAGAGTGCTGTTGTTTTCCCACTTCGGGATAAACGTTCCCAAGCAGCACAAGCTCAGCCCTGACGCGTTTGTGCAGATGGCCCTCCAGCTCGCCTACTACAG aaTGTATCAGCTCTGCTGCTCCACCTACGAGACGTCATCCCTGCGCATGTTCAAACTGGGGAGGACCGAAACCATACGGTCCACCACTACAGAGTCTTCCAAGTTTGTCCAGGCCATGGATGACGCGGGAACCTCG AACACGGAGAAGGTTGCTCTGTTAACAAAGGCAATTCAACTCCACCGAGATAACACCAGAAAG GCGATTTATGGCCAGGCCATAGACAGACACCTACTGGGGCTCAAGATGCAGGGAATTACAGAACTGACCTCCATGCCAGACATCTTCATGGACACCTCCTATGCTGTTGCCATGCACTACCATCTCTTCACCAGCCAG GTCGGCGCCAAGACGGATTGCGTCATGTGCTTCGGCCCCACGGTTCCCGACGGATACGGCGTGTGTTACAACCCCATGGAGGAGCACATCAACATCGCCATCACGGCCTTCAACAGCTGCGAGGAGACCAACGCCGCCAAGTTCTCCAGAGCCGTGGAGACGGCCCTGCTGGACATGCAGGCCCTGCTGGAGCAGACAGCCCTGGCCGGCCGGTGA
- the LOC136933124 gene encoding fibroblast growth factor 10-like: protein MTRWSAGEDRAAPVSTCSSWAAGMRAAPASTCSRAEAGAAPSPSPGRAASSRAEPRSTSLRTGGPLGRTGGAQGRHVRSYNHLQGDVRRRKLFSFQKFFLRIDKNGRVNGTKMKDDPLSILEITSVDVGVVAIKGLSSSYYLAISRKGELYAAREFGIDCTLKERIEENGYNTYASAEWRNKKRQMFVGLNVNGRPLRGRKTRRRNTATHFLPIMV from the exons ATGACCAGATGGTCTGCTGGAGAGGACCGTGCTGCCCCCGtctccacctgctccagctGGGCTGCAGGGATGAGGGCTGCCCCcgcctccacctgctccagggctgaggccggggctg CTCCCAGTCCCTCCCCAGGGCGTGCTGCCTCCAGCCGGGCCGAGCCACGCTCAACATCTCTGAG GACTGGGGGGCCCCTGGGCAGGACTGGGGGGGCTCAAGGCAGGCATGTGCGCAGCTACAACCATCTGCAGGGAGACGTGAGGAGAAGGAAGCTGTTCTCTTTCCAGAAGTTCTTCCTGAGGATCGACAAGAATGGAAGAGTCAACGGGACCAAGATGAAGGACGATCCCCTca gtatCCTGGAGATCACATCAGTGGATGTAGGGGTGGTGGCCATCAAAGGGCTGAGCAGCAGCTACTATCTGGCCATCAGCAGGAAAGGAGAGCTGTATGCAGCG AGGGAGTTTGGCATCGACTGCACCCTGAAGGAGCGCATCGAGGAGAACGGGTACAACACGTACGCCTCGGCGGAGTGGAGGAACAAGAAGAGGCAGATGTTCGTGGGCCTGAACGTCAACGGGAGACCgctgagggggaggaagacacgGCGCAGGAACACGGCCACACACTTCCTGCCCATCATGGTGTGA
- the asb6 gene encoding ankyrin repeat and SOCS box protein 6, with translation MPFLHGFRRIIYEYQPLVDAVLCIVGLEEGASAVESSPKNEDRLCDSLAVLLEKESQSAVFEEGISYALFKVSERGLACAAEVLLRYGADLNFEDPVSYYTPLHIAVLRNRPNMVRMLVQHGADIDKRDRIHESSPLDLASEELERLACMHMLLDMGADVNARDRNGKTALLHALASSDGLTVRNADNIQLLLQKGADVHAATLDGETALSSLVFLVKEALEASTEDAAEIGSFCLRASRLLLSHGADPSCCLGALDEDGEPSLTQTSLEHFDLLFPLAVLLLQSGASFHCPRHGAACWTGYSLVLRRLHASLEGCSEAGQEAELLEQAEVLLELARASSPRLVLPACLELPEPGQDPHADSLLDLHGRVMEQQASPAPLRGLCRAYIRGRLQPRALEERVGALPLPDRMKDFLLPKPPLSSRSGWDSFKPHSALR, from the exons ATGCCTTTTCTCCATGGCTTTCGAAGGATCATTTATGAGTACCAGCCACTGGTGGACGCTGTGCTGTGTATTGTGGGGTTGGAAGAAGGAGCCAGCgctgtggagag CAGCCCAAAAAACGAGGATCGCCTGTGTGACTCGCTAGCGGTGCTTTTGGAGAAGGAGTCTCAGTCGGCGGTGTTTGAGGAAGGCATCAGCTATGCTCTGTTCAAGGTGTCGGAGAGAGGACTGGCTTGTGCCGCGGAAGTCTTGCTGCGCTACGGGGCCGACCTCAACTTTGAAG ACCCCGTGTCCTACTACACGCCGCTGCACATCGCCGTGTTGAGAAACAGACCAAACATGGTGAGGATGCTGGTGCAACACGGGGCTGACATTGACAAGAGAGATCGG ATTCACGAGAGCAGTCCCCTGGATCTGGCCAGTGAGGAGTTGGAGAGACTGGCCTGTATGCACATGCTGCTGGACATGGGAGCAGATGTGAATGCCCGGGACAGGAATG GGAAGACGGCTCTGCTCCACGCCCTGGCCAGCAGTGACGGACTCACCGTCCGTAACGCCGACAACATACAGCTCCTCCTTCAGAAAG gtgctGACGTGCACGCCGCCACGCTGGACGGGGAGACGGCCCTGTCCTCCTTGGTGTTCCTGGTGAAGGAGGCCCTGGAAGCCAGCACGGAGGACGCAGCCGAGATAGGCAGCTTCTGCCTGAGGGCCTCCAGGCTGCTGCTCTCCCACGGGGCCGACCCCAGCTGCTGCCTGGGGGCCCTGGATGAGGACGGAGAGCCCTCCCTGACCCAGACCAGCCTGGAGCACTTTGACCTGCTCTTCCCCCTGGCGGTTCTGCTGCTCCAGAGCGGCGCGTCCTTCCACTGCCCGCGCCACGGCGCCGCCTGCTGGACAGGCTACAGCCTGGTCCTCCGGAGGCTCCACGCCTCTCTGGAGGGGTGCTCGGAGGCAGGCCAGGAAGCGGAGCTCCTGGAGCAGGCGGAGGTCTTGCTGGAGCTGGCCCGGGCGTCCTCCCCCAGACTggtcctccctgcctgcctggagCTTCCAGAGCCGGGGCAGGACCCCCACGCTGACAGCCTGCTGGACCTCCATGGGCGGGTGATGGAGCAGCAGGCCAGTCCTGCTCCCCTACGCGGCCTCTGCAGGGCCTATATCAGGGGACGCCTACAGCCCAgggccctggaggagagggtcgGGGCTTTGCCCCTGCCTGACAGGATGAAGGACTTCCTGCTTCCTAAACCCCCCCTCAGCTCCAGGTCTGGGTGGGACAGCTTCAAGCCCCACAGTGCTCTGCGGTGA